Proteins found in one Salvia splendens isolate huo1 chromosome 10, SspV2, whole genome shotgun sequence genomic segment:
- the LOC121751987 gene encoding cyclin-dependent kinase F-4-like — protein MERYKVIREVGTGTFGSVWRAISKQSGEVVAIKKMKKKYYSWEECINLREVKSLRKMNHPTIIKLKEVIRENDVLYFVFEYMECNVYQLMKDRGKLFTEAEVRNWCFQVFQGLAYIHQRGYFHRDLKPENLLVSKDVIKIADFGLAREVNSEPPFTEYVSTRWYRAPEVLLQSPIYGPPVDMWAMGAVMAELLTLRPLFPGSSEADEIYKICCVIGSPTKSQWSDGLELANAINYQFPLVAGVHLSALVPGVSSDAIDLITSLCSWNPSKRPTALEALQHPFFQSCFYVPPSLRPKAAATRTPPSVGGRGVLEPNCGRKFSGSLSNPKNSNSYASAKPQAYVGLDMKHSTGGVQRKLDMNNQDSPKNDRNLKNPVKQQPKYRPPGMNGPPAWNHGRTRGVSDAAEKLANMTVSSGRSLAKASVPPPMAKASVPQPFSKSSVPLPLSKSSAPQPLLSKSSLAPPSAKASVPPPMKAGGWHGHSEFLGRSQEALPGRAYIRKVAG, from the exons ATGGAAAG GTATAAGGTCATTAGGGAAGTTGGTACTGGCACGTTTGGAAGTGTCTGGAGAGCAATAAGCAAGCAATCTGGTGAAGTG GTCGCaattaagaaaatgaagaagaaatatTACTCCTGGGAAGAATGCATAAACCTCAGAGAAGtgaag TCGCTGAGGAAAATGAACCATCCAACTATCATTAAGCTCAAGGAAGTTATTAGAGAGAATGATGTCTTGTACTTTGTTTTTGAGTACATG GAATGCAACGTATACCAACTTATGAAGGACAGAGGAAAACTTTTTACGGAAGCTGAAGTGAGAAATTGGTGCTTCCAAGTATTTCAAGGCCTTGCATACATACATCAACGTGGATACTTCCACCGTGACCTGAAACCAG AGAACTTGCTTGTGTCTAAGGATGTAATAAAAATAGCTGATTTTGGCCTTGCTCGTGAGGTCAATTCAGAACCTCCATTCACTGAATATGTTTCAACTCGCTG GTACCGGGCCCCGGAAGTTCTACTTCAATCTCCAATTTATGGTCCTCCTGTTG ATATGTGGGCGATGGGTGCAGTAATGGCTGAATTGTTAACTCTTCGACCTCTGTTTCCTGGTTCAAG TgaggcggatgagatatacaaGATATGCTGTGTAATTGGCAGTCCAACTAAGAGTCAATGGTCAGATGGTCTTGAACTTGCTAATGCCATTAACTACCAATTCCCCCTG GTTGCTGGAGTCCATCTCTCTGCGTTGGTACCAGGTGTTAGTTCGGATGCAATTGATCTAATCACA TCCCTCTGTTCATGGAATCCATCCAAGAGGCCGACAGCCTTGGAGGCTCTTCAGCACCCATTCTTCCAG AGTTGCTTTTATGTTCCACCATCACTGCGCCCCAAAGCGGCTGCGACAAGAACACCTCCTTCTG ttggaggaagaggagTTTTGGAACCAAATTGCGGTAGGAAATTCTCAGGCAGTTTGTCGAACCCAAAGAATTCGAATAGTTATGCTTCTGCCAAACCACAAGCATATGTTGGTTTAGACATGAAGCACTCGACAGGAG GTGTGCAAAGGAAGTTGGATATGAATAATCAG GATTCGCCTAAAAATGATAGGAACTTAAAGAACCCTGTCAAGCAGCAGCCAAAGTATCGACCACCTGGAATGAATGGCCCAC CGGCATGGAACCATGGGAGAACACGTGGGGTATCGGATGCGGCTGAGAAGTTAGCAAATATGACAGTAAGCTCTGGCAGGTCACTTGCAAAGGCCTCTGTACCTCCACCAATGGCAAAGGCATCTGTGCCTCAACCTTTTTCCAAGTCGTCTGTGCCTCTACCTCTATCAAAGTCGTCTGCACCTCAACCTTTATTATCAAAGTCATCTTTGGCTCCACCTTCAGCAAAGGCATCTGTGCCTCCACCTATGAAGGCTGGAGGATGGCATGGACATTCTGAGTTCCTCGGACGATCTCAAGAAGCCCTTCCTGGAAGGGCGTACATCAGGAAGGTGGCGGGATGA